A single window of Leptospira wolffii serovar Khorat str. Khorat-H2 DNA harbors:
- the lpxD gene encoding UDP-3-O-(3-hydroxymyristoyl)glucosamine N-acyltransferase, with the protein MARFTLDELAAKISGAKIENCTDPKSVIVHSVSPIHPGQKESISFLSNKKMLSNAKNTASSIVLTTAEFAKELQIPCLIVDKPDLVLAQVLDLIYPPHKFESKIEHSAFVHPSAKIGKNVYVGNFVSVGESAEIGDDTILEDGVHIGRGARIGAGSHIGPNNVIHHGVLIGKRFRSFGNCTVGGDGFRFVFANGKHNKIPQVGTVIVGDDVEMGSNSAIDRGGLENTIIGDGCKFDNLVHIGHNCVLGKNVVIAGYTGIAGSTTIGDNVTIGGGCGVADHIGIPSGTIVGGGTSVRNTLPKADIYVGWDYGLTFPEFQKLRVNIKNVVNFQKWARRIKGIESKLGITVEE; encoded by the coding sequence ATGGCTAGATTCACTCTAGACGAACTTGCAGCCAAAATTTCCGGTGCTAAAATCGAAAATTGCACCGATCCAAAATCAGTTATCGTTCATTCCGTCAGCCCGATCCATCCGGGGCAGAAAGAGAGTATTAGCTTTCTCTCAAATAAAAAGATGCTATCCAATGCGAAGAATACCGCGTCCAGTATCGTTCTTACCACCGCTGAGTTCGCCAAGGAATTGCAGATACCTTGTCTCATTGTAGACAAACCGGATTTGGTATTGGCTCAAGTCTTGGATCTGATCTATCCTCCTCATAAATTCGAGAGTAAGATCGAACATAGTGCGTTCGTTCATCCTTCCGCAAAGATCGGTAAGAACGTTTACGTGGGTAATTTCGTTTCCGTAGGAGAATCGGCCGAGATCGGTGACGACACTATTTTGGAAGACGGAGTCCATATAGGAAGAGGTGCGAGAATAGGCGCCGGTTCTCATATAGGGCCGAATAACGTTATCCATCACGGCGTTTTAATCGGAAAACGATTTCGATCTTTCGGAAATTGTACTGTCGGTGGAGACGGATTCAGATTCGTATTCGCAAATGGAAAACACAATAAGATCCCGCAAGTAGGAACCGTTATCGTGGGAGACGATGTCGAGATGGGATCCAATTCCGCAATCGATAGGGGCGGTTTGGAGAACACGATCATCGGCGACGGATGTAAATTCGATAACCTAGTTCACATAGGTCATAATTGCGTTCTAGGAAAGAATGTTGTGATCGCCGGTTATACCGGAATCGCAGGTTCCACAACGATCGGAGATAATGTAACGATCGGAGGAGGCTGTGGGGTGGCCGACCATATCGGTATCCCAAGCGGAACCATCGTAGGAGGAGGGACCTCCGTAAGAAATACTCTTCCTAAGGCGGATATTTACGTAGGTTGGGATTACGGTCTGACTTTCCCCGAATTCCAAAAACTAAGGGTAAACATCAAAAACGTGGTAAACTTCCAGAAATGGGCCCGCAGAATCAAAGGAATAGAATCCAAGCTAGGAATCACAGTAGAGGAGTGA
- a CDS encoding transcriptional coactivator p15/PC4 family protein, with translation MSVIRDIDKGKGEIIRVEISEFKGNKYLNLRVWYTDSEGEYKPTQKGIAIPVGLYPEVKEAVLAAEQFLS, from the coding sequence ATGAGCGTGATCCGAGATATAGACAAAGGAAAAGGGGAAATCATCCGTGTGGAGATCTCCGAGTTCAAGGGAAACAAATATCTGAACCTAAGAGTTTGGTACACGGACAGCGAAGGAGAATACAAACCCACTCAGAAAGGAATCGCAATCCCGGTCGGACTCTACCCGGAAGTGAAGGAAGCCGTTCTCGCCGCCGAACAGTTTCTCAGCTAA
- a CDS encoding ferredoxin--NADP(+) reductase, translating into MKPVREPQINIFKKSNPLKAKILKNERLTPEPGKGKRPKKEGESQIHRIIVAIDHSQYPYLIGQSGGIIPPGEDPEKKAKGLADAAYTVRLYSIASPSYSFGMKEDTIEFIIKRDNVYDAEGNVQFKGVCSNYVCDLKEGDEISMTGPSGKKFLLPNTDFSGDIMFLATGTGIAPFIGMSEELLEHKLVNFTGKITIVYGAPYSDEIVMLDYMKNLETKYPNQFKLVTAISREENNPFDGGRMYISHRVRMLEAEVKKVLSSGGRFYICGGPKGMEKGVIEEIQKIDGNTSTYEEYKHHLEGAHQLFVETY; encoded by the coding sequence ATGAAGCCCGTGAGAGAGCCGCAGATCAATATATTCAAGAAATCCAATCCGCTTAAGGCAAAGATTCTTAAAAATGAACGCCTGACCCCGGAACCAGGAAAAGGCAAAAGGCCTAAGAAAGAGGGTGAATCCCAGATTCATAGAATTATCGTCGCCATCGACCATAGCCAGTATCCGTATTTGATCGGTCAATCTGGCGGTATCATTCCTCCGGGCGAAGATCCGGAAAAAAAAGCGAAAGGACTCGCGGATGCGGCTTATACCGTCCGCTTGTATTCCATCGCATCTCCTAGCTATTCCTTCGGAATGAAGGAAGATACGATCGAGTTCATCATCAAACGCGACAACGTTTACGACGCGGAAGGAAATGTCCAATTCAAAGGCGTATGTTCCAATTACGTTTGCGATCTAAAAGAAGGCGACGAGATCAGCATGACCGGACCTTCCGGCAAAAAATTCCTTCTTCCTAATACCGACTTTTCCGGAGATATCATGTTCCTCGCAACCGGAACAGGGATCGCTCCTTTCATCGGTATGAGCGAAGAGTTGCTCGAACATAAGCTCGTCAATTTTACCGGAAAGATCACCATCGTTTACGGAGCTCCTTATTCCGACGAAATCGTAATGTTGGATTACATGAAGAATCTGGAAACCAAGTATCCGAACCAATTCAAATTGGTAACCGCAATTTCCCGTGAGGAAAACAATCCTTTCGACGGCGGCAGAATGTACATCTCCCATAGAGTGAGAATGTTGGAAGCCGAAGTGAAGAAGGTTCTTTCTTCCGGCGGACGTTTCTATATTTGCGGCGGACCGAAAGGTATGGAGAAAGGAGTTATCGAAGAGATCCAAAAGATCGACGGTAATACCTCCACTTACGAAGAATACAAACACCATCTAGAAGGCGCCCATCAGCTTTTCGTAGAAACCTACTAA